One Luteimonas sp. MC1825 DNA segment encodes these proteins:
- a CDS encoding 3-hydroxyanthranilate 3,4-dioxygenase, producing MIPAPLNFQQWIEDHRHLLKPPVGNKCIYDGDFIVMVVGGPNARTDYHFEEGPEWFHQLEGEMVLRIQEDGNVRDIPIRAGETFLLPPRVPHSPQRAEGSIGLVIERRRLAHEDDALMWFCDACNEKVYEEYFHLQDIEQDFFRVFETFYRSEALRTCKACGHLNPRPTRYEMQADSQADIT from the coding sequence ATGATTCCCGCCCCGCTCAACTTCCAGCAGTGGATCGAGGACCACCGCCACCTGCTCAAGCCCCCGGTGGGCAACAAGTGCATCTACGACGGCGACTTCATCGTGATGGTGGTCGGCGGGCCGAACGCGCGCACCGACTACCACTTCGAGGAAGGCCCGGAGTGGTTCCACCAGCTGGAAGGCGAGATGGTGCTGCGCATCCAGGAGGACGGGAACGTCCGCGACATCCCGATCCGCGCCGGCGAGACGTTCCTCCTGCCGCCGCGCGTGCCGCACTCGCCGCAGCGGGCGGAAGGCTCGATCGGCCTGGTGATCGAACGCCGGCGCCTGGCGCACGAGGACGACGCGCTGATGTGGTTCTGCGACGCCTGCAACGAGAAGGTGTACGAGGAGTACTTCCACCTCCAGGACATCGAGCAGGACTTCTTCCGCGTGTTCGAGACCTTCTACCGCAGCGAGGCGCTGCGCACCTGCAAGGCCTGCGGGCACCTCAACCCGCGGCCCACGCGCTACGAGATGCAGGCGGATTCGCAGGCCGACATCACGTGA
- a CDS encoding RidA family protein: MDGHVVRTDAAPKPVGAYPHARRVGGLLFLSGIGPRDPASDDIPGNDYFADGRVRGYDIAEQARAVFANVRAVLEASGARWEDLADVTVYLTDMARDFKAYNAVWAEHFPDPATAPCRTTLGITALPTPIAIELKCIAVIQGGSS; this comes from the coding sequence GTGGACGGCCATGTCGTCCGTACCGACGCCGCGCCGAAGCCGGTTGGCGCCTACCCGCATGCGCGGCGTGTCGGCGGGCTGCTGTTCCTGTCCGGCATCGGTCCGCGCGACCCGGCCAGCGACGACATCCCCGGCAACGACTATTTTGCCGACGGCCGCGTGCGCGGCTACGACATCGCGGAACAGGCGCGCGCGGTGTTCGCCAACGTGCGCGCCGTGCTGGAAGCAAGCGGCGCCCGTTGGGAAGACCTGGCGGACGTGACCGTCTACCTCACCGACATGGCGCGCGACTTCAAGGCCTACAACGCGGTCTGGGCCGAACACTTCCCGGACCCGGCCACCGCGCCCTGCCGCACCACGCTCGGCATCACCGCGCTGCCGACGCCGATCGCGATCGAACTCAAGTGCATCGCCGTCATCCAGGGAGGCTCGTCATGA
- the can gene encoding carbonate dehydratase: protein MHRMHDLLERNRIWAERVEAEDPGFFTRLSKIQKPRYLWIGCSDSRVPANQIIDMAPGEVFVHRNVANVVVHTDLNCLSVIQYAIDVLEVEHILVVGHYGCAGVGAALDGQRVGLADNWIRHVKDVKHKHRAIIEDLDDHAIRHDRLCELNALEQMINVAETTVVREAWARGQKLALHAWVYSLRNGRVHDLGLSINSPAALPEQYEPAVERIRDDREDR from the coding sequence ATGCACCGAATGCACGACCTCCTTGAACGCAACCGCATCTGGGCCGAACGCGTCGAAGCCGAAGACCCCGGTTTCTTCACCCGCCTGTCGAAGATCCAGAAGCCCAGGTACCTGTGGATCGGCTGCTCGGACTCGCGCGTGCCGGCCAACCAGATCATCGACATGGCGCCGGGCGAAGTGTTCGTGCACCGAAACGTGGCCAACGTGGTGGTGCACACGGACCTCAACTGCCTGTCGGTCATCCAGTACGCCATCGACGTGCTCGAGGTGGAGCACATCCTGGTGGTCGGCCACTACGGCTGCGCCGGCGTCGGCGCGGCGCTCGACGGCCAGCGGGTGGGGCTGGCCGACAACTGGATCCGCCACGTCAAGGACGTCAAGCACAAGCACCGCGCCATCATCGAGGACCTCGACGACCACGCCATCCGCCACGACCGCCTGTGCGAACTCAACGCACTCGAGCAGATGATCAATGTTGCCGAAACAACCGTGGTCCGCGAGGCTTGGGCACGCGGCCAGAAGCTCGCGCTGCACGCCTGGGTCTACTCGCTGCGCAACGGCCGCGTGCACGACCTGGGGCTGTCGATCAACTCGCCTGCGGCGCTGCCGGAACAGTACGAACCGGCGGTCGAACGCATTCGCGACGACCGCGAGGACCGCTGA
- a CDS encoding SDR family oxidoreductase produces the protein MDLNLNGRHALVCGASEGIGRATAVELAALGASVTVLSRREDVLREVMAGLASGDGRQHDLVVADSADTEGLRVAVASVVARRPVHILVNNTGGPPGGALADAQLAAFEDAFRRHVLANQVLMQAVLPGMREARWGRIVNVVSTSVREPIAGLGVSNTTRGAVASWAKTLSRELAPEGITVNNVLPGFTETGRIRQIISDRARNENRSEDDIRRDMEGAIPARRFATADETGGVIAFLCSPAAAYVNGVSLAVDGGRMASI, from the coding sequence ATGGACCTGAACCTCAACGGCCGCCACGCACTGGTCTGCGGCGCGTCTGAAGGGATCGGCCGCGCCACCGCGGTTGAACTCGCCGCGCTTGGCGCCAGCGTCACCGTGCTGTCCCGCCGCGAGGACGTGCTGCGCGAAGTGATGGCCGGCCTGGCCAGCGGCGACGGCCGCCAGCACGACCTGGTGGTGGCCGACAGCGCCGACACTGAAGGCCTGCGCGTCGCCGTGGCCTCGGTGGTCGCCAGGCGCCCCGTGCACATCCTCGTCAACAACACCGGCGGCCCGCCGGGCGGCGCGCTGGCCGACGCGCAGCTGGCGGCGTTCGAGGACGCATTCCGCCGCCACGTGCTTGCCAACCAGGTGCTGATGCAGGCGGTGCTGCCGGGCATGCGCGAAGCGCGCTGGGGCCGCATCGTCAACGTGGTCTCGACCTCGGTACGCGAGCCGATCGCAGGCCTGGGCGTGTCCAACACCACGCGCGGCGCCGTCGCCTCCTGGGCCAAGACCCTGTCGCGCGAACTTGCACCCGAGGGCATCACCGTCAACAACGTGCTGCCCGGCTTCACCGAGACGGGGCGCATCCGCCAGATCATCAGCGACCGCGCCAGGAACGAAAACCGCAGCGAGGACGACATCCGCCGCGACATGGAGGGCGCCATCCCGGCCCGCCGCTTCGCCACAGCGGACGAGACCGGCGGCGTGATCGCATTCCTGTGCTCGCCGGCCGCGGCCTACGTCAACGGCGTCAGCCTGGCCGTGGATGGCGGGCGCATGGCCTCCATCTGA
- the asnS gene encoding asparagine--tRNA ligase, whose translation MTVVSVEHALAGGIPAGGEVTVRGWVRTRRDSKAGLSFVNVSDGSCFAPIQVVAPSTLPNYEDEVKRLSAGCSVIARGTLVASQGQGQSFEIQAKDIEVVGWVEDPETYPIQPKAHSLEFLREVAHLRPRTNLFGAVTRIRHCLAQAVHRYFHEQGYFWVNTPIVTTSDAEGAGQMFRVSTLDMANLPRDAGGAVDFGRDFFGKETFLTVSGQLNVEAFCLALSKVYTFGPTFRAENSNTTRHLAEFWMIEPEIAFADLSETARIAEEFLKYLFRAVLDERSDDMAFIAERVQKDAITRLEGFINAPFERIEYGDAIKLLQASGHKFDFPVEWGLDLQTEHERWLTEQHVGRPVVVTNYPEHIKAFYMRLNDDGKTVAAMDVLAPGIGEIIGGSQREERLDVLDARMDQFGLDRDHYDWYRDFRRYGTVPHAGFGLGFERLIVYVCGLSNIRDAIPYPRAPGHAEY comes from the coding sequence ATGACGGTGGTCAGCGTCGAGCACGCGCTCGCAGGCGGCATTCCCGCCGGTGGTGAAGTCACGGTCCGCGGCTGGGTACGCACCCGCCGCGACTCCAAGGCCGGGCTGTCCTTCGTCAACGTCAGCGACGGCTCGTGCTTCGCGCCGATCCAGGTGGTGGCGCCCAGCACGCTGCCCAACTACGAGGATGAGGTGAAGCGCCTGTCCGCGGGTTGCTCGGTCATCGCCCGCGGCACGCTGGTCGCATCCCAGGGCCAGGGCCAGAGCTTCGAAATCCAGGCGAAGGACATTGAAGTGGTCGGCTGGGTGGAAGATCCCGAGACCTATCCGATCCAGCCCAAGGCGCACTCGCTGGAGTTCCTGCGCGAGGTCGCGCACCTGCGCCCGCGCACCAACCTGTTCGGCGCGGTCACCCGCATCCGCCACTGCCTGGCGCAGGCGGTGCACCGCTATTTCCACGAGCAGGGCTACTTCTGGGTCAACACCCCGATCGTGACCACGTCGGATGCCGAGGGCGCGGGGCAGATGTTCCGCGTGTCCACGCTCGACATGGCCAACCTGCCGCGTGATGCGGGCGGCGCGGTCGACTTCGGCCGCGACTTCTTCGGCAAGGAGACCTTCCTCACCGTGTCCGGCCAGCTCAACGTCGAGGCCTTCTGCCTGGCGCTGAGCAAGGTGTACACCTTCGGCCCGACATTCCGTGCCGAGAACTCCAACACCACGCGGCACCTGGCCGAGTTCTGGATGATCGAGCCGGAGATCGCGTTCGCCGACCTCTCTGAAACCGCGCGCATCGCCGAGGAGTTCCTGAAGTACCTGTTCCGCGCGGTGCTCGACGAGCGCAGCGACGACATGGCCTTCATCGCCGAGCGCGTGCAGAAGGACGCCATCACGCGGCTTGAGGGCTTCATCAACGCGCCGTTCGAGCGCATCGAGTACGGCGATGCCATCAAGCTGCTGCAGGCGTCGGGACACAAGTTCGACTTCCCGGTCGAATGGGGCCTGGACCTGCAGACCGAGCACGAGCGCTGGCTGACCGAGCAGCACGTCGGCCGCCCGGTCGTGGTGACCAACTACCCGGAGCACATCAAGGCGTTCTACATGCGCCTCAACGACGACGGCAAGACCGTGGCCGCCATGGACGTGCTGGCGCCCGGCATCGGCGAGATCATCGGCGGCTCGCAGCGCGAGGAGCGCCTGGACGTGCTGGACGCGCGCATGGACCAGTTTGGACTCGACCGCGACCACTACGACTGGTACCGCGATTTCCGCCGCTACGGCACGGTGCCGCATGCCGGCTTCGGGCTCGGCTTCGAGCGCCTGATCGTCTACGTCTGCGGCCTGTCCAACATCCGCGACGCGATCCCCTACCCGCGCGCGCCCGGCCACGCGGAGTACTGA
- a CDS encoding iron-sulfur cluster assembly accessory protein, producing the protein MAIILAPAALERVKEFLASAPDALGVRFGVHRTGCSGWGYAVDLARDAREGDTVFEQDGVRIYVTADSLELVDGTEMDFTKNGLNEQFVFRNPNVAAECGCGESFTTDADKAA; encoded by the coding sequence ATGGCCATCATCCTCGCTCCCGCCGCCCTGGAAAGGGTGAAAGAATTCCTCGCCAGCGCGCCAGATGCGCTCGGCGTGCGATTCGGCGTGCACCGCACCGGCTGTTCCGGCTGGGGTTACGCCGTTGACCTTGCCCGCGACGCGCGCGAGGGCGACACCGTGTTCGAGCAGGACGGCGTGCGCATCTACGTCACCGCCGACAGCCTCGAGCTCGTGGACGGCACCGAGATGGACTTCACCAAGAACGGCTTGAACGAGCAGTTCGTGTTCCGCAACCCGAACGTCGCCGCCGAGTGCGGCTGCGGTGAGAGTTTCACCACCGACGCCGACAAGGCCGCCTGA
- a CDS encoding DUF885 domain-containing protein, with protein MSRVLMLLLLSVALTTVAVAADAPASPSAKAGTASAELHRFFDEEWERGLRESPETASYRGDARYNDRWSDISLAAIAAHQAADRDALARLRAIDRAALPAQDQLSYDVMAWQLEKAVERQQYREYQRAVSQRGGVQTAEGIAEVLPFATVKDYRDWLARMRGIPAQVDATIVLLREGMAAGNVPPRVLMERIPGQIAAQVVADPGRSPFYRPFTRFRDGVPQAERAGLEAEARTVVASDIVPAYRRFAEFFETEYLPATRETIAAADLPGGSAYYDFLARQFTTTELGAEEIHAIGLREVARIRGEMERVKGEVGFKGDLAAFFEHLRTDPAYFHETPEALLEAYQAISKRIDPELVKIARTIPRLPYGVRPIPDNIAPDTTTAYYQPGATDGSRAGYYYVNLYRPEVRPTWEMMALSLHEAVPGHHFQFARGLELPGVPTFRRVGYFTAYGEGWGLYAERLGYDMGLYDDPLDRMGQLAYDMWRAVRLVVDTGMHAKGWSRQQAIDYFMDNSPKTLQDVTNEIDRYIGWPGQALAYKIGQLKISELRARAEAALGPAFDLRDFNDAVLVTGSVPLETLEQHIDAWIAGQQTAKGAVGG; from the coding sequence ATGTCGCGCGTGCTGATGCTGTTGCTGCTGTCCGTCGCATTGACCACCGTGGCGGTCGCGGCCGACGCCCCGGCTTCCCCATCGGCGAAAGCCGGCACTGCATCCGCCGAGCTCCACCGCTTCTTCGACGAAGAGTGGGAGCGCGGCCTGCGCGAATCCCCGGAAACGGCCAGCTATCGCGGCGATGCCCGCTACAACGACCGCTGGAGCGACATCTCGCTGGCGGCGATCGCAGCGCACCAGGCGGCCGACCGCGATGCGCTGGCGCGCCTGCGCGCCATCGACCGTGCAGCACTGCCGGCGCAGGACCAGCTCAGCTACGACGTCATGGCCTGGCAGCTGGAGAAGGCCGTCGAGCGCCAGCAGTACCGCGAGTACCAGCGCGCCGTCAGCCAGCGCGGCGGCGTGCAGACCGCCGAAGGCATCGCCGAGGTGCTGCCGTTCGCGACCGTCAAGGACTACCGCGACTGGCTGGCGCGCATGCGCGGCATCCCGGCGCAGGTCGACGCCACCATCGTGCTGCTGCGCGAAGGCATGGCCGCGGGCAACGTGCCGCCGCGCGTGCTGATGGAGCGCATCCCCGGGCAGATCGCCGCGCAGGTGGTGGCCGATCCGGGGCGGAGCCCCTTCTACCGCCCGTTCACCCGTTTCCGCGACGGTGTGCCGCAGGCGGAGCGGGCCGGCCTGGAGGCCGAGGCGCGCACGGTGGTGGCCAGCGACATCGTCCCCGCATACCGGCGCTTCGCCGAGTTCTTCGAAACCGAATACCTGCCCGCGACGCGCGAGACCATCGCCGCCGCCGACCTGCCCGGCGGCAGTGCCTACTACGACTTCCTGGCCCGCCAGTTCACCACCACCGAGCTCGGCGCCGAGGAGATCCACGCCATCGGCCTGCGCGAAGTGGCGCGCATCCGCGGCGAGATGGAGCGGGTCAAGGGCGAGGTCGGCTTCAAGGGTGACCTCGCGGCGTTCTTCGAGCACCTGCGCACCGACCCGGCGTACTTCCACGAAACCCCCGAGGCCCTGCTCGAGGCCTACCAGGCGATCTCCAAGCGCATCGACCCGGAGCTGGTGAAGATCGCGCGCACCATTCCGCGGCTCCCGTACGGCGTGCGCCCGATCCCCGACAACATCGCACCCGACACCACCACCGCCTATTACCAGCCCGGCGCCACCGACGGCAGCCGCGCCGGCTACTACTACGTCAACCTGTACCGGCCCGAGGTGCGCCCGACCTGGGAAATGATGGCCCTGTCGCTGCACGAAGCGGTGCCCGGCCACCACTTCCAGTTCGCGCGCGGGCTGGAACTGCCCGGCGTGCCCACCTTCCGCCGCGTCGGCTACTTCACCGCCTACGGCGAAGGCTGGGGCCTGTACGCCGAGCGCCTCGGCTACGACATGGGCCTCTACGACGATCCGCTCGACCGCATGGGCCAGCTGGCCTACGACATGTGGCGCGCGGTTCGGCTCGTGGTCGACACCGGCATGCACGCCAAGGGCTGGAGCCGGCAGCAGGCGATCGACTACTTCATGGACAATTCGCCCAAGACGCTGCAGGACGTCACCAACGAGATCGACCGCTACATCGGCTGGCCCGGCCAGGCGCTGGCCTACAAGATCGGCCAGCTGAAGATCTCCGAGCTGCGCGCCCGCGCCGAGGCCGCGCTGGGCCCCGCGTTCGACCTGCGCGACTTCAACGACGCCGTGCTGGTCACCGGCTCCGTGCCGCTGGAGACGCTGGAGCAGCACATCGACGCCTGGATCGCCGGGCAGCAGACTGCCAAGGGCGCAGTCGGGGGCTGA
- a CDS encoding aldehyde dehydrogenase, with amino-acid sequence MRRFGHVINGATREAGNGGWREVFDPATAQAYAEVADGGAADVAAAVTAASAAFPAWSALRNSERSRWLERLADALEARLDDFAHAEARDGGKPYALARDAEIPRAVSNLRFFAHAATQFGSQSHHGEAGLNYTLRQPLGVVGTISPWNLPLYLFTWKIAPALAAGNTVVAKPSEVTPATATMLGELAAEIGFPAGVLNVVHGLGPDVGEAIVGHPDVKAVSFTGSTAVGRRIAGIAAPLLKKVSLELGGKNPTLVFADSDWQDQLDTILRSVFQNSGQICLCGSRILVERPIYAAFRDALVGHALALRVGDPMDSDARFGPLVSQAHFDKVVAAIGRARDEGGHVLCGGGALDRPGWFVAPTLIEGLGPDCASNREEIFGPVATLQPFDSDDEALSLANAGDYGLAASVWTRDLPRAHRFGAELRCGIVWINTWLMRDLRTPFGGMGQSGLGREGGDDAMRFFTEARNVCIAR; translated from the coding sequence ATGCGACGCTTCGGACACGTCATCAACGGCGCCACGCGCGAGGCCGGCAACGGCGGTTGGCGCGAGGTCTTCGATCCGGCGACCGCCCAGGCCTACGCCGAGGTCGCGGATGGCGGCGCGGCTGATGTCGCGGCCGCCGTAACCGCGGCCAGCGCCGCGTTCCCGGCCTGGTCGGCACTGCGCAACAGCGAGCGCTCGCGCTGGCTCGAGCGCCTGGCCGACGCGCTGGAGGCGCGGCTGGACGATTTCGCCCACGCAGAAGCGCGGGACGGCGGCAAGCCGTATGCGCTGGCCCGCGATGCCGAGATCCCGCGCGCGGTGTCCAACCTGCGCTTCTTCGCCCACGCCGCCACGCAGTTCGGCAGCCAATCGCACCACGGCGAAGCCGGGCTCAACTACACGCTGCGCCAGCCGCTCGGCGTGGTCGGAACGATCTCGCCGTGGAACCTGCCGCTGTACCTCTTCACCTGGAAGATCGCGCCGGCGCTGGCCGCGGGCAACACCGTGGTCGCCAAGCCCTCCGAGGTCACGCCCGCCACGGCGACCATGCTCGGCGAACTGGCGGCGGAGATCGGCTTCCCGGCCGGCGTGCTCAACGTCGTGCACGGGCTGGGGCCGGACGTCGGCGAAGCCATCGTCGGCCACCCGGACGTCAAGGCGGTGTCGTTCACCGGCAGCACCGCGGTCGGCCGGCGCATCGCCGGGATCGCCGCGCCGCTGCTGAAGAAGGTCTCGCTGGAGCTCGGCGGCAAGAACCCGACGCTGGTGTTCGCCGACAGCGACTGGCAGGACCAGCTCGACACCATCCTGCGTTCGGTGTTCCAGAACAGCGGGCAGATCTGCCTGTGCGGTTCGCGCATTCTGGTGGAGCGCCCGATCTACGCGGCGTTTCGCGATGCGTTGGTCGGACATGCGCTCGCGCTGCGCGTCGGCGACCCGATGGACAGTGATGCGCGGTTCGGCCCGCTGGTCTCGCAGGCGCACTTCGACAAGGTGGTGGCGGCGATCGGCCGCGCCCGCGACGAAGGCGGCCACGTGCTCTGCGGCGGCGGCGCGCTCGACCGGCCCGGCTGGTTCGTGGCACCGACGCTGATCGAGGGCCTCGGCCCCGACTGCGCCAGCAACCGCGAGGAGATCTTCGGCCCCGTCGCGACGCTGCAACCGTTTGACAGCGACGACGAAGCCCTGTCGCTGGCCAATGCCGGCGACTACGGACTTGCTGCCTCGGTCTGGACGCGCGACCTCCCGCGCGCGCACCGCTTCGGCGCCGAGCTCCGCTGCGGCATCGTCTGGATCAACACCTGGCTGATGCGCGACCTGCGCACGCCGTTCGGCGGCATGGGCCAGTCCGGCCTGGGCCGCGAGGGCGGCGACGACGCCATGCGTTTCTTCACCGAGGCGCGCAACGTCTGCATCGCGCGCTGA
- a CDS encoding amidohydrolase family protein: MLKIDIHAHYLPRDWPDLARKYGDERFPVLHHTDDGRHRIYKDGRFFREIWSKTWDAQERIDDYARFGVQVQVISTVPMMFSYWAKPNQALELHMALNDHMAATCRAHPRHYAGIGTVPLQSPRLAVQELERCMDQLGLQGVQIGSHIQLADGTHWNLDAPELFPFFEAAADLGAAILVHPWDMMGTDTMPKYWLPWLVGMPAEQSRAACSLVFGGVLERLPKLKICMAHGGGSFPYTIGRIEHGFNMRPDLVATDNPRNPREYLSRLYFDSWVADSRALQYLLDTCGVDRVMLGTDYPFPLGEQVPGAGIDALDLDAAGKARLFSGTALEWLGLPASRFA; this comes from the coding sequence ATGCTGAAGATCGACATCCACGCCCACTATCTGCCGCGCGACTGGCCGGACCTCGCGCGCAAGTACGGCGACGAGCGCTTCCCCGTGCTGCACCACACCGATGACGGCCGCCACCGCATCTACAAGGACGGGCGCTTCTTCCGCGAGATCTGGTCGAAGACCTGGGACGCGCAGGAGCGCATCGACGACTACGCGCGCTTCGGCGTGCAGGTGCAGGTCATCAGCACCGTGCCGATGATGTTCAGCTACTGGGCGAAGCCCAACCAGGCGCTGGAACTGCACATGGCGCTCAACGACCACATGGCCGCGACCTGCCGCGCACACCCGCGCCACTACGCCGGCATCGGCACGGTGCCGCTGCAGTCGCCGCGGCTGGCGGTGCAGGAGCTCGAGCGCTGCATGGACCAGCTCGGCCTGCAGGGCGTGCAGATCGGCTCGCACATCCAGCTCGCCGACGGTACCCACTGGAACCTGGACGCGCCGGAACTGTTCCCGTTCTTCGAGGCCGCGGCCGACCTGGGCGCGGCGATCCTCGTGCACCCCTGGGACATGATGGGCACCGACACCATGCCGAAGTACTGGCTGCCGTGGCTGGTGGGCATGCCGGCCGAACAGTCGCGTGCGGCCTGCTCGCTGGTGTTCGGCGGCGTGCTGGAGCGGCTGCCCAAGCTGAAGATCTGCATGGCGCACGGCGGCGGCAGCTTCCCGTACACCATCGGCCGCATCGAGCATGGCTTCAACATGCGTCCCGATCTCGTCGCCACCGACAATCCGCGCAACCCGCGCGAGTACCTGTCGCGCCTGTACTTCGATTCCTGGGTCGCCGACAGCCGCGCGCTGCAGTACCTGCTCGACACCTGCGGCGTGGACCGCGTGATGCTGGGCACCGACTATCCCTTCCCGCTCGGCGAGCAGGTGCCGGGCGCGGGCATCGACGCCCTCGACCTGGACGCCGCCGGCAAGGCGCGCCTCTTCAGCGGCACCGCGCTCGAATGGCTCGGCTTGCCCGCGTCCAGGTTTGCGTGA
- the rpsF gene encoding 30S ribosomal protein S6, producing the protein MRHYEIVFLVHPDQSEQVPAMVERYKTLIEGSEGKIHRLEDWGRRQLAYPIDNLVKAHYVLLNIEVGQAVLDELAEGFRFNDAILRHLVIRREEADTEQSLIMKNKDEKPEKTDRPDRGDRPERGERRPRDDQGEGEGDKPESDTDTTEAA; encoded by the coding sequence ATGCGTCACTATGAGATCGTGTTCCTGGTCCATCCGGACCAGAGCGAGCAGGTGCCTGCCATGGTCGAGCGTTACAAGACGCTGATCGAAGGCAGCGAGGGCAAGATCCACCGTCTCGAAGACTGGGGCCGGCGCCAGCTGGCGTATCCCATCGACAACCTGGTCAAGGCCCACTACGTGCTGCTCAACATCGAAGTCGGCCAGGCCGTCCTCGACGAGCTGGCGGAAGGCTTCCGCTTCAACGACGCCATCCTGCGCCACCTGGTGATCCGCCGCGAAGAGGCCGACACCGAACAGTCCCTGATCATGAAGAACAAGGACGAGAAGCCGGAGAAGACCGACCGTCCCGACCGCGGCGACCGTCCCGAGCGCGGCGAACGCCGCCCGCGTGACGACCAGGGTGAAGGCGAGGGCGACAAGCCCGAGTCCGACACCGACACCACCGAAGCCGCCTGA